A genomic stretch from Bradyrhizobium quebecense includes:
- the fabD gene encoding ACP S-malonyltransferase encodes MTAAFTFPGQGSQAVGMGKALADAFPVAKAVFDEVDSALGEKLTAIIWDGPGETLQLTENAQPALMAVSIATLRVLESEAGFSVGRNAAFVAGHSLGEYSALAAAGSLTVSDTARLLRTRGLAMQKAVPVGAGAMAALLGLDYEAAVAVANEAAQGQVCQAANDNGGGQVVVSGDKAAVDRAVEIAKTKGAKRAMLLPVSAPFHCKLMQPAADAMAEALAGVTIKAPAAPLVSNVLASAIADPDEIRRRLVEQVTGTVRWRESVAYMAGQGVTRFFEIGAGKVLSGLVKRIADGAVGVSVGGPSDIAAAKDALATSA; translated from the coding sequence ATGACGGCTGCATTCACGTTTCCCGGGCAGGGTTCGCAGGCGGTTGGCATGGGCAAGGCCCTGGCCGACGCCTTTCCGGTCGCCAAGGCCGTGTTCGACGAGGTCGATTCCGCGTTGGGCGAGAAGCTGACCGCGATCATCTGGGATGGTCCGGGCGAGACATTGCAGCTGACGGAAAACGCCCAGCCGGCGCTGATGGCGGTCTCGATCGCCACGTTGCGCGTGCTCGAGAGCGAGGCCGGCTTCTCGGTCGGCCGCAACGCGGCCTTCGTTGCCGGGCACTCGCTCGGCGAGTATTCGGCGCTTGCCGCCGCCGGCAGCCTGACGGTCAGCGACACCGCGCGGCTGCTGCGGACCCGCGGGCTCGCGATGCAGAAGGCGGTGCCGGTCGGCGCCGGTGCGATGGCGGCGCTGCTCGGCCTCGACTACGAGGCGGCGGTCGCGGTCGCCAACGAGGCGGCGCAGGGCCAGGTCTGCCAGGCGGCCAACGACAATGGCGGCGGCCAGGTGGTGGTCTCCGGCGACAAGGCAGCCGTCGATCGCGCGGTGGAGATTGCGAAAACCAAAGGGGCAAAACGCGCCATGCTGCTGCCGGTGTCGGCGCCATTCCACTGCAAGCTGATGCAGCCGGCGGCCGATGCGATGGCAGAGGCGCTGGCCGGCGTCACCATCAAGGCGCCCGCGGCGCCGCTGGTCTCCAACGTGCTGGCTTCGGCGATCGCTGATCCCGACGAGATCCGTCGGCGCCTGGTCGAGCAGGTCACGGGGACGGTTCGCTGGCGCGAGTCGGTTGCCTATATGGCCGGGCAGGGCGTGACGCGGTTCTTCGAGATCGGCGCCGGCAAGGTGCTGAGCGGCCTCGTCAAGCGCATCGCCGATGGCGCGGTCGGCGTGTCCGTCGGCGGTCCGAGCGATATCGCTGCAGCCAAGGACGCGCTGGCAACATCGGCGTAA
- the fabG gene encoding 3-oxoacyl-[acyl-carrier-protein] reductase, translating to MFDLTGKTALVTGATGGIGGAIAQALHAQGATVAISGTRREVLDGFAAKLGERVHVLPCNLSSKDDVEALVPAAEAAMGQVDILIANAGITRDNLFVQLRDEDWDDVIAVNLTATFRLARAATKLMMRKRFGRIIAITSIVGVTGNPGQGNYTASKAGIIGLIKTLGAEYAKRGVTANCIAPGFIKTPMTDALNDKQREAILAKVPAARLGTPEDIAAAAVYLASNEAAYVTGQTIHVNGGMAMI from the coding sequence ATGTTTGATCTGACTGGCAAGACGGCGCTCGTGACGGGCGCAACCGGTGGCATCGGCGGCGCGATCGCGCAGGCGCTGCATGCGCAGGGCGCGACGGTCGCGATTTCGGGGACGCGGCGCGAGGTGCTGGACGGCTTCGCGGCCAAGCTCGGCGAGCGCGTTCATGTGCTGCCGTGCAATCTCTCGAGCAAGGATGATGTCGAGGCGCTGGTGCCGGCGGCGGAAGCCGCGATGGGGCAGGTCGATATCCTGATCGCGAATGCCGGCATCACCCGCGACAACCTGTTCGTGCAGTTGCGCGACGAGGATTGGGACGACGTGATTGCGGTCAACCTGACCGCGACATTCCGCCTGGCGCGCGCGGCGACCAAATTGATGATGCGCAAGCGCTTCGGCCGCATCATCGCGATCACCTCGATCGTCGGCGTCACCGGCAATCCGGGGCAGGGCAACTACACCGCGTCGAAGGCCGGCATCATCGGCCTGATCAAGACGCTGGGCGCCGAATACGCCAAGCGCGGCGTGACCGCGAACTGCATCGCGCCGGGCTTCATCAAGACGCCGATGACGGATGCGCTCAACGACAAGCAGCGCGAAGCCATCCTGGCGAAGGTTCCTGCGGCGCGGCTCGGAACGCCCGAGGATATCGCTGCGGCAGCGGTCTACCTGGCCTCGAACGAGGCCGCCTACGTCACCGGACAGACGATTCACGTCAACGGCGGCATGGCTATGATTTGA
- a CDS encoding acyl carrier protein produces the protein MSEIGERVKKIVVEHLGVEPEKVVDSASFIDDLGADSLDTVELVMAFEEEFGCEIPDDAAETILTVGDATKFLEKNAKS, from the coding sequence ATGAGTGAGATTGGCGAGCGGGTTAAGAAGATTGTGGTCGAGCACCTTGGTGTCGAACCCGAGAAGGTGGTCGATAGCGCGAGCTTCATCGATGACCTCGGCGCCGACAGCCTCGACACGGTCGAGCTCGTGATGGCTTTCGAAGAAGAATTCGGTTGCGAGATTCCCGACGACGCCGCGGAGACGATTCTGACCGTGGGCGACGCGACCAAGTTTCTTGAGAAGAACGCGAAGAGCTGA
- the fabF gene encoding beta-ketoacyl-ACP synthase II, producing the protein MRRVVVTGLGMLTPLGCGVDATWTRILAGESGGKKIDTFEVSDLPSQVACYIPRGDGSSGTFNPDQWMEPKDQRKVDDFILYAMCAARQALDDANWHPKSDEDQFATGTMIGSGIGGLTGIAETAVLLKERGPRRVSPFFIPGRLINLASGYVSIEHGLKGPNHSVVTACSTGAHAVGDAARLIALGDADVMVAGGAESPISRIGIAGFCAARALSTGFNDTPEKASRPYDKDRDGFVMGEGAGVLVLEEYEHAKQRGAKIYAEVTGYGLSGDAFHITSPPPDGNGGFRSMSMALKRAGLVASDLDYINAHGTSTQVGDEIELGAVERLLGNAASKVSMSSTKSATGHLLGAAGAIEAIFAVLAIRDNVVPPTINLDNPSVQTAIDLVPHTSRKRDVNVALSNSFGFGGTNASVIVQRVTN; encoded by the coding sequence ATGAGACGAGTTGTCGTCACGGGGCTGGGCATGCTTACACCGCTCGGCTGCGGCGTTGACGCAACTTGGACGCGCATCCTCGCCGGTGAGAGCGGCGGCAAGAAGATCGACACCTTCGAAGTGTCCGACCTGCCGAGCCAGGTCGCCTGCTACATTCCGCGCGGCGACGGCTCCAGCGGCACCTTCAATCCCGATCAGTGGATGGAGCCGAAGGACCAGCGCAAGGTCGACGACTTCATCCTCTACGCGATGTGCGCGGCCAGGCAGGCGCTCGACGACGCCAACTGGCATCCGAAGTCCGATGAGGACCAGTTCGCGACCGGCACGATGATCGGCTCCGGCATCGGCGGCCTCACCGGCATTGCCGAGACCGCGGTGCTGCTCAAGGAACGTGGACCGCGCAGGGTCTCTCCCTTCTTCATTCCGGGCCGCCTGATCAATCTGGCGTCCGGCTACGTCTCGATCGAGCACGGCCTGAAGGGCCCCAATCATTCGGTCGTCACGGCCTGCTCGACCGGCGCGCATGCGGTCGGCGACGCGGCGCGGCTGATCGCGCTCGGCGATGCCGACGTGATGGTCGCGGGTGGCGCCGAATCGCCGATCTCCCGCATCGGCATCGCAGGCTTCTGCGCGGCGCGTGCGCTGTCCACCGGCTTCAACGACACGCCGGAAAAGGCATCGCGGCCCTACGACAAGGACCGCGACGGCTTCGTGATGGGCGAGGGCGCCGGCGTCCTCGTGCTCGAGGAATACGAGCACGCCAAACAGCGTGGTGCGAAGATCTATGCCGAGGTCACCGGCTACGGCCTGTCGGGCGATGCCTTCCACATCACCTCGCCGCCGCCGGACGGCAATGGCGGCTTCCGCAGCATGAGCATGGCGCTGAAGCGCGCCGGCCTCGTCGCATCCGATCTCGACTACATCAACGCGCACGGCACCTCGACGCAGGTCGGCGACGAGATCGAGCTCGGCGCGGTCGAGCGTCTGCTCGGCAATGCGGCTTCGAAGGTTTCGATGTCGTCGACCAAGTCGGCGACCGGACATCTGCTCGGCGCCGCCGGCGCGATCGAGGCGATCTTCGCGGTGCTGGCGATTCGCGATAACGTGGTGCCGCCGACCATCAATCTCGACAATCCGTCGGTGCAAACGGCGATCGATCTTGTGCCGCATACGTCGCGCAAGCGTGACGTGAATGTGGCGCTGTCCAATTCCTTCGGTTTCGGTGGCACAAACGCCTCCGTGATCGTGCAGCGCGTGACCAATTAG
- the mltG gene encoding endolytic transglycosylase MltG: MSERPPISPRSPRAALEPEQVPPPPKRSDRARNPFVIVGNAIFTILIILMIGAGATYYYGKQTLESPGPLQEDKIVNIPARAGKRDIADVLSREGVINVNPWVFIGSVFALKASSDLKPGEYSFQKNASLRDVIATIVDGKVVQHAITIPEGLTSEQIVTRLSDNDIFTGSVREIPREGTLLPETYKFPRGTTRDQVIQRLQQAQKRVLAEIWERRNTDSPLKSPDQLVTLASIVEKETGRADERSRVAAVFVNRLRQRMKLQSDPTIIYGLVGGKGTLGRPIKRSEITQPSPYNTYVIDGLPPGPIANPGRASLEATANPARTRDLFFVADGTGGHAFTETYDQHAKNVAKLRASEKQIQNDTVEPADDPAPAAAAPGAADTNPTAAMPPKPTNQKKPPRSGRQGAAQQTTSPPVVQR; the protein is encoded by the coding sequence ATGAGTGAGAGGCCGCCCATTTCACCAAGGAGTCCACGTGCCGCGCTGGAGCCCGAACAGGTTCCGCCGCCGCCCAAGCGCTCGGATCGTGCCCGCAATCCTTTCGTGATCGTCGGCAATGCCATCTTCACCATCCTGATCATCCTGATGATCGGCGCCGGCGCCACCTACTACTACGGCAAGCAGACGCTGGAATCGCCGGGGCCGCTGCAGGAAGACAAGATCGTCAACATCCCCGCGCGCGCCGGCAAGCGTGACATCGCCGACGTGCTGTCGCGCGAGGGCGTGATCAACGTCAATCCGTGGGTCTTCATCGGCAGCGTGTTTGCGCTGAAGGCGAGCTCCGATCTCAAGCCCGGCGAATATTCGTTCCAGAAGAATGCCAGCCTGCGCGACGTCATTGCCACCATTGTCGACGGCAAGGTGGTGCAGCACGCCATCACCATTCCCGAGGGTCTGACCTCGGAGCAGATCGTGACGCGGCTCTCCGACAACGACATCTTCACCGGCTCGGTGCGCGAGATTCCGCGCGAGGGCACGCTGTTGCCGGAGACCTACAAATTCCCGCGCGGCACCACGCGCGACCAGGTGATCCAGCGCCTGCAGCAGGCGCAGAAGCGCGTGCTCGCCGAGATCTGGGAACGCCGCAACACCGATTCGCCGCTGAAATCGCCGGACCAGCTGGTGACGCTGGCCTCGATCGTCGAGAAGGAAACCGGCCGCGCCGACGAGCGCAGCCGCGTTGCCGCCGTGTTCGTCAACCGCCTGCGGCAGAGGATGAAGCTGCAATCCGACCCGACCATCATCTACGGATTGGTGGGCGGCAAGGGAACGCTGGGGCGTCCGATCAAGCGCAGCGAGATCACCCAGCCGTCGCCCTACAACACCTATGTGATCGACGGCTTGCCGCCGGGACCGATCGCCAATCCCGGCCGCGCCTCGCTGGAGGCGACCGCCAATCCGGCGCGCACGCGTGACCTGTTCTTCGTTGCCGACGGAACCGGTGGCCACGCCTTTACCGAAACCTACGACCAGCACGCCAAGAACGTCGCCAAGCTGCGCGCGTCGGAAAAGCAGATCCAGAACGACACCGTCGAGCCCGCGGATGATCCGGCGCCCGCCGCCGCGGCGCCCGGCGCGGCCGATACCAATCCCACGGCGGCCATGCCGCCGAAGCCCACCAACCAGAAGAAACCGCCGCGCAGCGGTCGCCAGGGCGCAGCCCAGCAGACCACTTCGCCGCCTGTTGTGCAGCGCTAA
- a CDS encoding YicC/YloC family endoribonuclease, with amino-acid sequence MALSSMTGFARSHGASGPYTFEWELKSVNAKGFDLRLRLPPGWDELEALAKKRAGELLSRGTVYANLSVKRTDAAQTIRINEDVLAAVVKVAGELAQRIDAVAPSIDGLLGIKGVIEVVEPDSNEDEDKAAREAAAKAFEQALGSLVEMRRREGDALGQILMQRMDEIERLAKRAETAPGRKPEAIKARLAEQIAALLETSDRFDTDRLSQEAILIATKADIREELDRIASHIAQAREMIGKGGPVGRRLDFLAQEFNREVNTCCSKSNDVELTNTGLEMKNVVEQFREQVQNLE; translated from the coding sequence ATGGCGCTATCGAGCATGACTGGCTTTGCCCGAAGCCATGGCGCGAGCGGTCCCTATACGTTCGAGTGGGAGCTGAAGTCGGTCAACGCCAAGGGCTTTGACCTGCGGTTGCGGCTGCCGCCCGGCTGGGACGAACTGGAAGCCCTCGCCAAGAAGCGGGCCGGCGAGTTGCTGTCGCGCGGCACGGTCTACGCCAACCTCAGCGTCAAGCGCACCGATGCGGCGCAGACCATCCGGATCAATGAGGACGTGCTGGCCGCGGTCGTGAAGGTCGCAGGTGAGCTCGCGCAGCGGATCGACGCGGTGGCGCCGAGCATCGACGGATTGCTCGGCATCAAGGGCGTTATCGAGGTGGTCGAACCTGACAGCAACGAGGACGAGGACAAGGCGGCGCGCGAAGCGGCGGCGAAGGCGTTCGAGCAGGCGCTCGGCAGCCTCGTCGAGATGCGCCGCCGCGAGGGCGATGCGCTGGGCCAGATCCTGATGCAGCGCATGGACGAGATCGAGCGGCTCGCCAAACGCGCCGAGACGGCTCCCGGTCGCAAGCCCGAGGCGATCAAGGCCCGGCTTGCCGAGCAGATCGCAGCGCTGCTGGAGACCTCCGATCGCTTCGATACCGACCGGCTGAGCCAGGAGGCGATCCTGATCGCCACCAAGGCCGATATCCGCGAGGAGCTCGACCGCATCGCCTCGCACATCGCCCAGGCGCGCGAGATGATCGGCAAGGGCGGCCCGGTCGGGCGCCGGCTCGACTTCCTCGCCCAGGAGTTCAATCGCGAGGTCAACACCTGCTGCTCGAAGTCGAACGACGTCGAGCTGACCAATACCGGGCTTGAAATGAAGAACGTGGTCGAGCAGTTCCGCGAACAGGTCCAGAATCTGGAGTGA
- the gmk gene encoding guanylate kinase, which yields MTAQGFDGVERRGLMFVLSSPSGAGKTTLSRMLIERMPGLKMSVSATTRPKRPGEVEGRDYFFVGKTKFEAMAKQGELLEWATVFDNRYGTPRAPVEAALAAGEDVLFDIDWQGTQQLREKARADVVSVFILPPSAADLEKRLHTRAQDSEEVIRGRMNRATHELSHWAEYDYIVINQNVDDAFAEVQSILKAERLKRERRTGLTEFVRGLQRQLEK from the coding sequence ATGACGGCGCAGGGTTTTGACGGCGTTGAGCGGCGCGGACTGATGTTCGTCCTGTCGTCGCCCTCGGGCGCCGGCAAGACGACGCTGTCGCGCATGCTGATCGAGCGGATGCCGGGCTTGAAGATGTCGGTGTCGGCGACGACGCGGCCGAAGCGGCCGGGCGAGGTCGAGGGGCGCGACTATTTCTTCGTCGGCAAGACCAAGTTCGAGGCGATGGCCAAGCAGGGCGAACTGCTGGAATGGGCCACCGTGTTCGACAACCGCTACGGCACGCCGCGCGCGCCGGTCGAGGCTGCGCTCGCGGCCGGCGAGGATGTGCTGTTCGACATCGACTGGCAGGGCACCCAGCAATTGCGCGAGAAGGCGCGCGCCGACGTGGTCAGCGTCTTCATCCTGCCGCCGTCAGCCGCCGATCTCGAGAAGCGTCTGCACACCCGTGCGCAGGATTCCGAGGAGGTCATCCGCGGGCGGATGAACCGCGCCACCCATGAGCTGAGCCACTGGGCGGAATACGACTACATCGTCATCAACCAGAACGTCGACGACGCCTTTGCCGAGGTGCAGTCGATCCTGAAGGCCGAGCGGCTCAAGCGAGAGCGCCGCACCGGCCTCACCGAGTTCGTGCGCGGCCTGCAGCGTCAGCTCGAGAAGTAG
- a CDS encoding alcohol dehydrogenase, translating into MARMVRQSLVKFDAPLCETIVDTPKPQGREVLVRIERCGLCHSDLHIQDGYADLGGGKKLDTTRGMTLPFTLGHEIAGVVDEVGPDAPKDLVGTKKAVFPWIGCGQCRDCLAGDENLCAKQRFLGVSIDGGFATHVLVPDAKYLLDYDPLPVNQAATLMCSGVTAYGALKRLVDRPRQRNLLLIGLGGVGMMGLSFAQAMFKQPITVADLSPAARETALKNGAAAAYDPAEPDVVKRMLKENDGGFDGVVDFAGNEKSMAFAVSTVARGGKIVVSGLMGGQFTLPMVQWVYKRMTIEGFMVGTLAEGQELMALARAGKIKPTPMKEEPMADVQKWIDELRAGKVVGRIVLKN; encoded by the coding sequence ATGGCGCGTATGGTTCGCCAATCCCTCGTCAAGTTCGATGCACCGCTGTGCGAAACCATCGTCGACACGCCCAAGCCGCAGGGACGCGAAGTGCTGGTGCGCATCGAGCGCTGCGGCCTCTGTCATTCCGATCTCCACATCCAGGACGGTTACGCCGATCTCGGCGGCGGCAAGAAGCTCGACACCACCCGCGGCATGACGCTGCCCTTCACGCTCGGCCATGAGATCGCAGGCGTCGTCGACGAGGTCGGTCCCGATGCGCCGAAGGATCTGGTCGGAACGAAGAAGGCGGTCTTCCCTTGGATCGGTTGCGGCCAGTGCCGCGACTGTCTCGCCGGCGACGAGAATCTCTGCGCCAAGCAACGCTTCCTCGGCGTCTCGATCGACGGCGGCTTCGCCACCCACGTGCTGGTGCCCGACGCGAAATACCTGCTCGATTACGATCCGCTGCCGGTCAATCAGGCCGCCACGCTGATGTGCTCCGGCGTCACGGCTTACGGCGCGCTGAAGCGCCTGGTCGATCGTCCGCGCCAGCGCAATCTGCTGCTGATCGGCCTCGGCGGTGTCGGCATGATGGGCCTGTCGTTCGCGCAGGCGATGTTCAAGCAGCCGATCACGGTTGCCGATCTCAGCCCGGCGGCGCGCGAGACCGCGCTGAAGAATGGTGCGGCGGCCGCCTACGATCCCGCGGAGCCCGATGTCGTCAAGCGCATGCTGAAGGAGAACGACGGCGGCTTCGACGGCGTGGTCGACTTTGCCGGCAACGAGAAGTCGATGGCGTTCGCGGTGTCGACGGTGGCACGCGGCGGCAAGATCGTGGTGTCCGGCCTGATGGGCGGCCAGTTCACGTTGCCGATGGTGCAATGGGTCTACAAGCGCATGACCATCGAAGGCTTCATGGTGGGCACGCTGGCCGAGGGCCAGGAACTGATGGCGCTCGCCCGGGCCGGCAAGATCAAGCCGACCCCGATGAAGGAAGAGCCGATGGCCGACGTCCAGAAATGGATCGATGAGCTGCGGGCCGGCAAGGTCGTCGGACGCATCGTCCTGAAGAACTAA
- the rsmA gene encoding 16S rRNA (adenine(1518)-N(6)/adenine(1519)-N(6))-dimethyltransferase RsmA, with protein sequence MSAIDDLPPLRDIIREHSLSARKSLGQNFLLDLNLTARIARAAGPLEDSTVIEVGPGPGGLTRALLAMGAKRVIAIERDERSIDALDYIVKRYPGRIEIVHGDAQHFDPRPLLDGGKAKIVANLPYNIATQLLVDWLSIEPWPPWYDTMVLMFQREVAERIVAHEDEEAYGRLAVLANWRAETKILFDISPSAFVPQPKVTSSVVRLIPRAAPEPCDRRMLEQVAAAAFGQRRKMLRQSLKSLSVDPARLAAAAQIDATRRAETISVAGFVAMARELADIRSTK encoded by the coding sequence GTGAGCGCGATCGACGATCTGCCACCGCTGCGCGACATCATTCGCGAGCATTCGCTGTCGGCGCGCAAATCGCTCGGCCAGAATTTCCTGCTCGATCTCAATCTCACCGCACGCATTGCCCGCGCCGCGGGCCCGCTGGAAGACTCGACCGTGATCGAGGTCGGGCCCGGCCCCGGCGGACTGACGCGCGCACTGCTTGCGATGGGCGCCAAGCGCGTCATCGCCATCGAGCGCGACGAACGCTCGATCGATGCACTCGACTACATCGTCAAGCGCTATCCAGGCCGCATCGAGATCGTGCATGGCGACGCGCAGCACTTTGATCCGCGCCCCTTGCTCGATGGCGGCAAGGCCAAGATCGTCGCCAACCTGCCCTACAACATCGCAACCCAGCTCCTGGTCGACTGGCTGTCGATCGAGCCGTGGCCGCCCTGGTACGACACCATGGTGTTGATGTTCCAGCGCGAGGTCGCCGAGCGCATCGTCGCCCATGAGGACGAGGAAGCCTATGGCAGGCTCGCGGTGCTCGCCAACTGGCGCGCCGAGACCAAGATCCTGTTCGACATTTCGCCCTCCGCCTTCGTGCCGCAGCCGAAGGTAACATCCTCGGTGGTACGATTGATACCGCGCGCCGCGCCGGAGCCGTGCGACCGCCGCATGCTCGAGCAGGTCGCCGCTGCCGCCTTCGGCCAGCGCCGCAAGATGCTGCGCCAGAGCCTGAAGTCGCTGTCGGTCGATCCGGCGCGGCTTGCTGCCGCAGCCCAGATCGACGCGACGCGGCGCGCCGAAACCATTTCGGTCGCAGGCTTTGTTGCCATGGCCAGGGAATTGGCCGATATACGGTCCACAAAATAG
- the pdxA gene encoding 4-hydroxythreonine-4-phosphate dehydrogenase PdxA, with amino-acid sequence MAQPLALTSGEPAGIGPDITLAAWLRRRELDLPPFYLLGDRAALAERAKTLGLTVEFAEVSAEEASAAFARALPVVATGKVATARPGKPDGTSADAALASIRQAVADVASGKASAVVTNPIAKNVLYRAGFRHPGHTEFLAELAAHGGTAPQPVMMLWSPALAVVPVTIHVSVREALAQLSTDLIVSTARILVADMKARFGLASPRLAVAGLNPHAGEDGTLGMEDIEIVAPAVEILRRDGIAARGPLPADTMFHAAARKTYDCALCMYHDQALIPIKTVAFEDAVNVTLGLPFIRTSPDHGTAFDIAGSGKANPSSLIAALRLAARMAAASS; translated from the coding sequence ATGGCTCAACCTCTCGCACTGACATCCGGCGAGCCCGCAGGCATCGGCCCCGACATCACGCTCGCCGCGTGGCTGCGCCGTCGCGAACTCGATCTTCCGCCGTTCTATCTGCTCGGTGACAGGGCGGCCCTGGCCGAGCGCGCCAAGACGCTCGGGCTCACCGTCGAGTTTGCCGAGGTCAGCGCCGAGGAGGCCTCCGCGGCATTTGCACGGGCCCTGCCCGTCGTTGCGACCGGCAAGGTGGCGACGGCGCGACCGGGCAAGCCCGACGGAACGAGCGCCGATGCCGCGCTGGCGTCGATCCGTCAGGCCGTCGCCGATGTCGCGTCGGGCAAGGCCAGCGCCGTCGTCACCAATCCGATCGCCAAGAACGTGCTGTACCGCGCCGGCTTCCGCCATCCCGGCCACACCGAATTCCTCGCCGAGCTTGCCGCGCACGGCGGGACTGCGCCGCAGCCGGTGATGATGCTTTGGTCGCCGGCGCTCGCCGTCGTCCCGGTGACGATCCATGTGTCGGTCCGCGAGGCGCTGGCGCAATTGTCGACCGACCTGATCGTCTCGACCGCGCGGATCTTGGTCGCCGACATGAAGGCGCGGTTTGGCCTCGCCTCGCCGCGCCTTGCGGTCGCCGGCCTCAACCCGCATGCTGGCGAAGACGGCACGCTCGGCATGGAAGACATCGAGATCGTCGCGCCCGCGGTCGAGATCCTGCGCCGCGACGGCATTGCCGCCCGAGGCCCGTTGCCGGCCGACACCATGTTCCACGCAGCCGCGCGCAAGACCTATGACTGCGCGCTCTGCATGTATCACGATCAGGCGCTGATCCCGATCAAGACCGTCGCGTTCGAGGACGCCGTCAACGTCACGCTGGGCCTGCCCTTCATCCGGACGTCGCCCGATCACGGCACCGCGTTCGATATCGCGGGCTCCGGCAAGGCCAATCCCTCGAGCCTGATCGCCGCACTCCGGCTCGCCGCGCGCATGGCCGCGGCATCAAGCTAA
- a CDS encoding SurA N-terminal domain-containing protein: MLSSLLALFLLLGGGARLHAQTIAVMVNGEPITNFDIEQRAKLNSLTGGKNPDRKAILDELIDEKLKIKEAKKFGVDPTANDIEQSYGGMAQRMRLNNDQLTKVLESKGIRPDTLKQRIRADMVWTSLVRGRFKESLQVGEKDVATAVKETGDAPDAEAFEYRMQPVVLIVPRGSPQSEFENRRKEADTLRERVTSCEEANTFFKSMRNAAIREIVVKTSADLPQSLRDILDKTPVGHLTPPEVTKQGIEMVALCGRKATTVDTPKKREMRDKMYVQKYEAKSKAYLQEVRKAAMIEYPGGR, translated from the coding sequence ATGTTGAGTTCCCTGCTGGCTCTTTTCCTCCTGTTGGGGGGCGGTGCGCGACTGCATGCCCAGACCATCGCCGTGATGGTCAATGGCGAACCCATCACCAATTTCGACATCGAGCAGCGCGCCAAGCTGAACAGCCTGACCGGCGGCAAGAATCCCGATCGAAAGGCCATCCTCGACGAGCTGATCGACGAGAAGCTGAAGATCAAGGAAGCCAAGAAATTCGGCGTCGATCCCACTGCCAACGATATCGAGCAATCCTATGGCGGCATGGCGCAACGGATGCGGCTGAACAACGACCAGCTGACCAAGGTCCTCGAGAGCAAGGGCATCCGCCCCGATACGCTCAAGCAACGCATCAGGGCCGACATGGTCTGGACCAGCCTGGTCCGCGGCCGCTTCAAGGAAAGCCTGCAGGTCGGCGAAAAGGACGTCGCCACTGCGGTCAAGGAGACCGGTGATGCGCCCGACGCCGAAGCGTTCGAATACCGGATGCAGCCGGTCGTTCTGATCGTGCCGCGCGGCTCTCCGCAATCCGAATTCGAGAACCGCCGCAAGGAAGCCGACACCCTGCGCGAGCGCGTGACCTCCTGCGAGGAAGCCAACACCTTCTTCAAGTCGATGCGCAACGCCGCGATCCGCGAGATCGTCGTGAAGACGTCGGCAGACCTGCCGCAGTCGCTGCGCGACATCCTGGACAAGACCCCGGTCGGCCACCTCACCCCTCCCGAAGTCACCAAGCAGGGCATCGAGATGGTCGCCCTCTGCGGCCGGAAGGCAACTACCGTGGACACGCCGAAGAAGCGTGAGATGCGGGACAAGATGTACGTGCAGAAGTACGAGGCGAAGTCGAAGGCCTACCTGCAGGAAGTCCGGAAAGCCGCGATGATCGAATATCCAGGCGGGCGATGA